TTCTCGGTACGATCGCCCCCGAATTTGATCGAGTACCCGACGCACTTTGTAGGCCGAGATGCGGATAAAACGAGCGATCGCTTTTACTTCAGTAGTATTAGTAGCCATAATTTTCTCCAATTTTGTCATTTGTCATTTGTCACTTGTCACTTGTCTTTAGCTAATGACTAATGACTAATAACTAATGACTACCTACCCGCTTTTTTGTCGCTTTTTCCATGACCTCTGTAGGTGCGTGTCGGGGCAAATTCACCCAACTTGTGTCCTACCATCTGTTCATTTACAAAAACTGGAACGTGTTGTCGTCCGTTGTGAACAGCGATGGTATGACCTACCATTAGGGGCAAAATTGTTGAAGCTCTTGACCAAGTTTTAATAACTTCTTTTCTGTTGTTGTCGTTGAGCTTTTCAATTTTCTTTAAGAGATGATCCGCAACGAAAGGACCTTTTTTTAGAGAACGACCCATAGTTCAATTTTGGATTTAGGATTTAGGAATTAGGATTTAGAATTTCGGATTTTGGATAATTAGGTGTCCAAGCAGGTTTCACAAATTTTCAATGTTCACAAGTAGACCCCAATCTAAAATCCAAAATCTAAAATCTAAAATTCTATGATTCACGACCACCGCGACCGCGTTTAGAAGACTTACGGCGACGACGCACAATGAATTTGCTGCTAAGTTTCTTGCGATTGCGTGTCTTTGCGCCCAATGTGGGTTTACCCCAAGGTGTAACAGGTCCCGATCTACCGATAGGAGCCCTACCCTCACCACCACCATGTGGGTGATCCACTGGGTTCATGACGCTACCTCTAACCTTCGGACGGCGACCTTTCCAGCGATTGCGCCCTGCTTTACCTGCACTCAGGTTTCTCGCATCGGTGTTGCCCACTTGCCCAATGGTGGCGTAGCAATCACGCCGAATTAAGCGGACTTCTCCCGAAGGCAACTTGAGAGTTACATAATCACCTTCTTTTGCCACAACTTGAGCGCTAGCACCAGCAGCACGCACGATTTGACCACCTTTACCAGGAGTCATTTCGACGTTGTGAACACTAGTACCCAAGGGAATCCGCGATAGAGGTAAAGCATTACCATCTTCAAAGGGAGATTCGGGTCCAGAAATAATTATTGTTCCAACTTTCAATCCATTGGGATGAAGGATGTACCGTTTTTCGCCATCTTGGTAATACAAAAGGGCAATTCGGGCATTGCGGTTAGGATCGTATTCAATTGCTGCGACTTTGGCAGGAATATTATGTTTATCCCTTTTAAAATCGATGATCCGGTAAAGTTGTTTGTGTCCGCCACCCCGACGACGACTGGTAATTCGCCCTGTATTATTCCGACCTTTGGCACGATGCTTTGAGGTCGTTAGGGATTTTTCTGGCTCGGTTTTTGTGATTTCCGCAAAGTCAGAAACTGTAACTTGGCGAGTGCTGGGGGTATAAGGGCGATAAGAACGAGTACCCATAATCTATTTTGGATTTTGGATTTTTGATTTACTTAATTTCGGATTTTGAATTTTGGATTTAATGAGTGTTTAACTAATTGCCACCATCTTTGGTATTTATTCAGTAAACTCTTCAATCTAAAATCTAAAATCTAAAATTCCTAGACTTCTGGGAATAGAACTTGTCTAATCTTGTCTTCATCCCCAGGTGCGACTGTAACAATGGCTCGCTTATATTGGGGCTTATAACCAATAAATTTACCAACGCGCCGCTTTTTACGTGGTGGTAAGTTGGTGTTGACTTTTACAACCTTGACCTGAAATAAGTCTTCGATCGCAGCCTTGATTTCTGGCTTAGATGCCTTTGGAATGACTTCAAAGGTGTACTTATTTTGCTCCATCAAGATAGTCGCCTTCTCGGTGACTATTGGGCGACGTACTAAGTCGGCAAGGTCGCGGGGGTCAAAGCTAGGCACTGTAGACCTCCTGAATTTTTTCTAGGGCTGATGCCGTAACTACAATTTTGTCAGCGTGCAGTAAATCAAAAACATTTAACTGGTTGGCTGCAATTAGTTTTAAATTTTCAATGTTGCGGGCTGACAAATAAACATTATCTGTATCCGCAATTTCAGACAAAATTAACAGTGCCTTGCTTTCTGGCACTACTCCCCAACGAGCAAGGGCTGCCACTAAGTCTTTTGTCTTCGGGCGAGATAGCTCGGTGCTAAATTCTTCTACTACGATCAAGTCGTCAATACGACCGACAAATGCTGTCCGCAGTGCTAAACGTCGCTCTTTGCGGTTCAACTTCAGGTCGAAGTCTCTAGGCTTTGGTCCAAAGATCACACCACCACCACGCCACAATGGTGAACGAATAGACCCTGCACGAGCGCGACCAGTACCTTTTTGTCGCCAAGGTTTACGGCCACCGCCTCTGACTTCAGCACGAGTTTTTGTACTGGCATTTCCTTGACGAGCATTAGTCAATTGCCGTACTAAGGCGCGGTGTACGATATGAGACGCTGTTTCTTCTTTGGCAACGCGCAACTCGAAGGTCGTCTCGCCGACCTGTTCTCCTTGCCAATTTTTAACTACGCTTTCAACCATCTTTGTTATTTGTCCTTTGTCTCTTGTCATTTGTCATTGGTCTTTTGCCATTTGTCTTTAGCCAATGACTTTTGACTAATGACTTTTGACTAATGACTTTTGACTATCCCACTACTTTTGCAGGTACAACACTTACTAGAGCGCCTGGTTTACCAGGAATTGCTCCCTTGATTAGCAATAAATTGCGTTCTGCATCAACTCGCACTATGGTCAGCTTACGTATTGTGATGCGTTTACCACCTAAACGCCCTGCCATCCGCTTACCTGGATAGACACGACCTGGTGTTGTACCAGCACCAATAGAACCTGGCGCTCTGTGGTTTTTGGAACCGTGTGACATGGGTCCACGACCAAAGTTGTTGCGCTTCTGGTTTCCTGCAAAACCGCGACCGATGCTTGTGCCGACTACATCGACAATTTGACCCTCACTAAAAATATCTGCTTTAATCTGTTGACCTAAAGCATAATCACTAGAACTATCAGTGTGATATTCATTTAGGTGACGCAATGCTGGGGCAGATGATTTAGCCAAATGACCCAGTAGTGGTCTGTTCAGTGCCTTTGGTTTAACTTCGCCAAAACCAACTTGGATGGCAAAGTAACCGTCGGTTTGTTTCGTTTTAACTTGTGTAACGGTGCATGGCCCTGCTTGAATGACAGTCACAGGAATAGCTACTCCTGCTTCGTCAAATATTTGGGTCATGCCCAGCTTGGTGCCGAGAATACCTACAGACACAGTAACTGGTTCTCCTTTCTACTTGCTGACCTTGGAATTGGACTCTAGAGGACACGCTTTGTACGCATCAGTTTAGGCTGAGTTAGCCTGCGAAATTTGGAATGGTTTCAGTAAACCAGTCCAAAAACTTTGGGACACAACAAACCGTGTCCGTACTGCTTGGTGAATCTGTTTAGCTTCACTCAATAGATCACCAGAACAGCTACAATTCTCTTCCGTTTGGGAAGGAGTAACTTCTGGAATCAATGCAAGGCGCTACAGCTTTAAGCTGTGTGCAGCAATGCTTTCGTCCAAGCAATTGCTCTGGCACTTTCTGGAGGCAGCGCTGTCGGCGGGTTTTCCGATTTGTGTACGCCCTAATGACGGTTTCCCGGAGGTTGGCTACTGCCCTGTTGCAGTTGGACTTAAGCGGTCTTTACCGCCCAGTATCCATTAACTGAGACTGACGTAATGCCATGAAACCAACATTGCTGCTCAGTTTTACTTCCTTAAATACCTTAAACTATTGTTTAAGATTTCGCCTGCTTTTTCAGAGGCATGGGAGCAAATTCACTCTGGAGCTTAGGATTGGCTTTGATTGTTCATCCATAAGCTCCAATGTTGACCTGAAAGCTTTCTTAGTTTACCAGTCTATGATCAATCTGAGTTATATTATCCAACTTGGATTAAATTATCAGCTTTTAATGCTAACACTACCTCAGAATGACAGTAAAAAGTTCATCTAATTTGCGTGTTTGGTCACAATCTAATAATATAAATTATTTATTTATGTTTGTCCAGTAATTTATAGAGTTATTTTTAGGGAGTAGGGAGTAGGGGAGGTAGGGGAAGAAGAAGTATTGAGCCATACCCCATGCCCAATTCCCAAAGAAAATGCTTTTAATCTATCAGTTCAGGGTAAATAATAGAGATATCTAAGTGGGATACGACGAAAATCTATGGCACTAATTACCACTGGCAACGGTTTAATCCGCGATCTGGAAAAATTTGGCGCTCTTGGCGTGTATGTACCTCTAGAAGGGGGTTATGAAGGTAGATATCAGCGCCGACTACGCGCTGCTGGCTATACCACCCTCCACATTACTGCCAAGGGACTGGGCGACGTAGCTGCCTATCTCACAAGAATTCATGGAGTCAGACCTCCTCATCTTGGAAAAAAAAGCACTGGTAGCGGTGCGGCAGTAGGTCAGGTGTACTATTTGCCACCAATTCTCGATTCCCATCTAGAACAGCTACCACCAAAGTCAAAGGGGCTGGTTTTGTGGATTATTGAAGGGCATATTCTTTCTAATGAGGAACTTGAGTATTTAACGAATTTGCCTCAGTTAGAACCACGAGTGAAAGTAGTAATTGAGAGAGGTGGCGATCGCGCCTTCCGTTGGACTTCTCTAGAAAAAACTCTGTTAGCTAGTTAGTCCTTTGTCATTAGTCATTAGTCATTGAGTTATAAGCAAATGACTAATGACTTAATTCAATCAGCATTTCAATAATGCTGAGTCGAAAACCACAAGATGCAAATAATCGGCGGGAAGTCTGGTAAATAAATGCTGTATTTAGACGAATTTGCTTAACGCCCATCTGATGAAGGGTACGTCAGCTTTTGTCGCGGGGTGAATCAACAGAATTTCTGGAATTTGTTGCAGAAACGCTAGAAGTGGTCATCTGGAATGGTTATAAGATTTAGAGACTACGGCAAAAGGCTTTCTGATTTTGAGGAAGAAATTTTAGTTCGCTGCCCACAATGCGATGCCTACGGCGGGCTGCGCCTACGCAGTGCCAAAATATTGACTGTAAACTCTGAACAATCAAGTCCCAGTTCAATCAAAAGAATTACCTGTCAGCACTGTAGCTATACAAAACAACAGCCAAAGGATGGGCAGCGAAAAGCCGTATTGCTGTTGTGGCAAAACAATTACAAGGCTCAAAGAAATTCTAGCTATGGAATATTAGACCATTTTTTTGGCTTGCCTTTGTGGTTACAAACCTCCTGTTGTGGTCAGGTGCTATGGGCGTATAATGAAGCACATTTGAATTTCTTGGAAAGCTATGTTCAATCAAGGTTGCGAGAACGTTTGCCTGATGATACATTAGGCTGGCACAATAGCAGTCTTGCCAGTCGTCTACCCCGATGGATAAAGTTGACGCAGCATCGGGAAAAAGTTTTACAGAAAATTCAACAGTTAAAACAGAGGTTGTAATTAAGGTTTTAATCCTGTTGATGAGCGAATTTATACCACCCTATAGAGAAACAGCGATCGCAATCACTAGCAAAAATCAACAATATGTTATAATTAATAAAACTAAAATTAATTAAAATATAATCAGCATAAAGAGTCATAACTAATAACAATTTTTTAACGACCCAATATAGACAAAATACTTACCAATTATTCAAATAAAAACAAAAACGATAAAGTTGAAATTCTAGACAAATGATGTAAGTTTGAAAGAAGAAATTCAAGTATTTTCAAAAACATAAAACTAATATTAGTTTTTAGTAAGGGCTTTAGCCATATTTTCAGAGAGAGCCGCTTATTAACAGGCTTTATTTATTAATGTAGAGTAAGTTATCTAGATAAGTTGCTATTTTTATTGTTTAAAAAGTATATCGTACACAAAATTGCAGCCAATTACAGTCAAGACTAGGCATACTGAAAAGAGAGAGAAAACTTTAGACAACTCCCTGCAAAATCGACGTGAAGGTGATTAAGCAACAATGAGACGTAAACCCACTGGTAGATCGGCTACTACTTCTAAACCCTCTATTTTCCAATCCCCTATGTTTAACCTCTTCACCATTGCAATTATGGGAGGGGTGTTGATTCTGGGAATTGGGATTGGCATTGCTTTTAGTTCTACAACCACGTTAGCCCCATCAAATGTGGCTTCCCGTGAATTTATTGACACCAAAGCACCAAACCCTGAAATTTGTGTGCAGTACGGAGCTAGCGCGATGGTGATGGACGCTAGACTGTTCGTTACTCTCAACCCTTTTAATGTTTATGTTGCCCAGCCGAGTATGCGTCCTGGATGCGTGATCCGACAAAATAACTGGGCGCTTTTAGAGAACCGGAAGCTGGTGACATCCGATCAGGTAAGAGATTGCAAAAATCGTCTGAATACCTTCGGATTCACAGGTAACTTGGACAGTGGCCAACCTGATATTAGGTGTATATATCAGAATGAAGCTGCTCAAAACTTCTTTACGGCTCAACCAGGAGCAGTTGGAACACCTCAAGAAACAGACAGATTTTAGATTTGGGAATTGGGTATGGAGAAGAGACAAGGGAAACAAGGAAGAGGGGGAAGACAAGGGAGAGATTGATTCAATAATTCCCCCTTGTCCTCCTTGTCTCCCAAATCCCCAATACCAATTCCCAGCGATCGCATTTGCCTTCATCAGATCATTCATGTTCATCACGTATAATGGTCAAACCTAAAGCTTTGTAGGCACTCAACATATTATTAGATACTGTAGGTGCTGTTACTAGGTAAGTCAGGGCATGAATTGACTCCACTAGATAAGGAGCAGCCGTGTCTAATTTTTCTGCTGTCACTAGTCCTACTACCTCAGCCGATCCAGCAATCATGGCTCGTTTGACGTGGGCTTCGTCTAGGTTAGGTACACTAATCCCAACTTCTGGATGTAAACTGCAAACTCCCAACATGCACAAATCTGCACGAATCATCCGTAAAGTCTCAATCGTGACAGTACCCACGTTCATCAAGGCTTTTTTGTAAAGTTGTCCACCTAACATCACAACCTCTATATGGGGATGTTCTGCTAAAGCAACGGCGATTGGCGGACTATTTGTGATGACTGTTGCGTGCAAACCTAGGGGCAAATGACGGGTTACTTGGAGAGTTGTTGTACCTCCGTCTAAAATCACCACCTGTCCTGTACAA
The Nostoc punctiforme PCC 73102 genome window above contains:
- the rpsS gene encoding 30S ribosomal protein S19; amino-acid sequence: MGRSLKKGPFVADHLLKKIEKLNDNNRKEVIKTWSRASTILPLMVGHTIAVHNGRQHVPVFVNEQMVGHKLGEFAPTRTYRGHGKSDKKAGR
- the rplB gene encoding 50S ribosomal protein L2, with amino-acid sequence MGTRSYRPYTPSTRQVTVSDFAEITKTEPEKSLTTSKHRAKGRNNTGRITSRRRGGGHKQLYRIIDFKRDKHNIPAKVAAIEYDPNRNARIALLYYQDGEKRYILHPNGLKVGTIIISGPESPFEDGNALPLSRIPLGTSVHNVEMTPGKGGQIVRAAGASAQVVAKEGDYVTLKLPSGEVRLIRRDCYATIGQVGNTDARNLSAGKAGRNRWKGRRPKVRGSVMNPVDHPHGGGEGRAPIGRSGPVTPWGKPTLGAKTRNRKKLSSKFIVRRRRKSSKRGRGGRES
- a CDS encoding 50S ribosomal protein L23, producing MPSFDPRDLADLVRRPIVTEKATILMEQNKYTFEVIPKASKPEIKAAIEDLFQVKVVKVNTNLPPRKKRRVGKFIGYKPQYKRAIVTVAPGDEDKIRQVLFPEV
- the rplD gene encoding 50S ribosomal protein L4, which encodes MVESVVKNWQGEQVGETTFELRVAKEETASHIVHRALVRQLTNARQGNASTKTRAEVRGGGRKPWRQKGTGRARAGSIRSPLWRGGGVIFGPKPRDFDLKLNRKERRLALRTAFVGRIDDLIVVEEFSTELSRPKTKDLVAALARWGVVPESKALLILSEIADTDNVYLSARNIENLKLIAANQLNVFDLLHADKIVVTASALEKIQEVYSA
- the rplC gene encoding 50S ribosomal protein L3; protein product: MSVGILGTKLGMTQIFDEAGVAIPVTVIQAGPCTVTQVKTKQTDGYFAIQVGFGEVKPKALNRPLLGHLAKSSAPALRHLNEYHTDSSSDYALGQQIKADIFSEGQIVDVVGTSIGRGFAGNQKRNNFGRGPMSHGSKNHRAPGSIGAGTTPGRVYPGKRMAGRLGGKRITIRKLTIVRVDAERNLLLIKGAIPGKPGALVSVVPAKVVG
- a CDS encoding NAD(P)H-quinone oxidoreductase subunit N, translated to MALITTGNGLIRDLEKFGALGVYVPLEGGYEGRYQRRLRAAGYTTLHITAKGLGDVAAYLTRIHGVRPPHLGKKSTGSGAAVGQVYYLPPILDSHLEQLPPKSKGLVLWIIEGHILSNEELEYLTNLPQLEPRVKVVIERGGDRAFRWTSLEKTLLAS
- a CDS encoding DUF3172 domain-containing protein: MRRKPTGRSATTSKPSIFQSPMFNLFTIAIMGGVLILGIGIGIAFSSTTTLAPSNVASREFIDTKAPNPEICVQYGASAMVMDARLFVTLNPFNVYVAQPSMRPGCVIRQNNWALLENRKLVTSDQVRDCKNRLNTFGFTGNLDSGQPDIRCIYQNEAAQNFFTAQPGAVGTPQETDRF
- a CDS encoding DeoR/GlpR family DNA-binding transcription regulator — protein: MLTAERRQFILEILRRDKKVLSTELSAVLKVSEDTIRRDLRELAETGLLQRVHGGALLKSPATASYADRQKQAPKEKEAIARTAAKLVCTGQVVILDGGTTTLQVTRHLPLGLHATVITNSPPIAVALAEHPHIEVVMLGGQLYKKALMNVGTVTIETLRMIRADLCMLGVCSLHPEVGISVPNLDEAHVKRAMIAGSAEVVGLVTAEKLDTAAPYLVESIHALTYLVTAPTVSNNMLSAYKALGLTIIRDEHE